GGCTTTTGTGTCAATGAAAGACCTTCAAAGGTCCtcttagaaaaaacaaaaaaaaaacatgacgaCTTTGAGAAAGGACTGTGATTTTAAATATCCTGTCCTATGCAATTACTACAAATCAAGACAGCAAATTAAATTGATggacagatttgttttttaatctcaaagaaaaatagaaataaaggATTTGATAGTGACTGCAGCAGCTGAAAGCTGTATAAATCTGTGTGTCTCTGGAGAAAAATCGGACACCCTCAATTCTGTAAGTGTGCCATGCCAAAAAAACTCTAAACTAAAGAGTGGCCAGCTGTCTTCTGGCCTGCTATTAAATTGCTCCTTGGATGGTGGCgatatcatttttttctccatagGAGTATCACACCAGGTCCCCAAACAGAGCGACCAGCTGTACAGCAAATGTGTACTGATCCATCTGGGCCCTAGCAGGCTGCGGCCTCCATCTTAAGACACGTGGGGCCGTTCACAGGCTTGGCTGGGTCTGGTCTGCAACACACCCTTCTGCACCCATGGccacctccttctctttcatttACCTCCATTATCATAGTAAATGTCGAGTAGCTGGCCACCAGAGCTGCGCTTTATGTCTGAACCAAGACCGTCATCATCTGAGTGTAATATCCATGCATCAAAATGTGCTGGCAGTCGAACAGAAGAGGCAGCCACGAGCACTCCGGCCCGATGGAAGGAGGTGAGGGTGGAGGGTGCACTTGGTTTAGGAAGACTATTGTATTACAAAGGCAGCTAATATGGACTTGTCTGGGTGAGACAGGCTCAGGTTTTGTTGTTCCATACACTTAGCACTATGGTTATGTCACGGCACATCACTATATATAGAGTTATCAGTGTGAACTGACACCATGGAGCGGGGCTGAAAACAACACCCCTATGAATCCAGCGTCTGCTCCATTACCTACGCTAATAACGCTGACAGCTGAGCGGAGATGACCCCAGCCCCCTGATTCCCCTCTCCTGTGCAGATGGCCATTAAAAGGAGAAAGTGTCCCTTTTTTCAGTAGAGAAGGTATTTAGAGCTTTTCcaaatgagtattttttttccctgtgtttTTGGCCCAAATTAGCTTTGCAGTGATTACAGGTTGGATCAGATTTAACCCTATTCTACATTAAAAAGGGACAAATTCTTAAGAAGCTATGTAAAACCACAAGACCAACATTAGTGTTTTTAGACAACTAACCTGACTACATCTTCagttaaacatattttcttttatattctattcagtttcctttttgtttgtttgttttacaaaatgCAATCACTTCTTGACAACTTCATCTTTCTACCAAATTGTCATCACAATGAGTTTTGTTTTCTCCATATTTTACAGAtcagaaaaacaaatgcatCTAACAGAAACCCTTTTGAGGAGTCTGATGAAACCCGTGATCATGTCGAATACAAAGCAATGGCATATCAGAGAAGTAAGACATCAGACAATAACCCAATCACCTATCCTCCTGTTATCTTAAGCTGTCTGAATTCCACTATTATGGGGGAACTGTGTGCTTGTGCGGCTGAAAGACATAAAATAACCAGTAGGGGGGTTTGTTTTCTACCCTCCCAGTGTGCTCCGTGCCTGCCTTTGCGAGAGAAAGGACTAATGCTGGCATGGTACTGTATTAGGCACCCCCAGTAGAATAGTGGGTGAGCAGATCGCAAAGATGAATACAAaatacacacctacacactcTCAGCTCGTCTCTCTCCTTTGCAAATACACCGCAGcatcaaaatcacaaatcacaagCTTCTGATTGTTTATGCACAAACAGTGGGTCCCTGATAGAATTGCCTACCGGTCCTGATAGAATTGCCCACCGTGTTTAAATTCACCTGCGCCTAGAAGCGTGTCCCAAACAGAGAGGCGGTTTGGTTCCAGATCAATGAGTCTCTCTCCCACTGAAGACAACAGATAATGCAGTGTAATGAAAGAGCCGCCAAACGagctgaataaatgaatgaataaaggaaCGTGAGACCGGAATTCGCCTACTTACTGCAGGCAAGAAAACCTGTTTTCCAATTGTCTGTTCTCTACAAATTATTCTGCCTGCATACAAATGACAACCAAAAgtaaagacattttgaaatcaTGGAGGTTAGTGTTACACCAGCTTTCTTTGTTTAGGAATCTTGTGAAAGGGAATGAGTAATTTGGAATATTTTTGATGCacaatgtaataaaatgaaaaaaatccatttctTCAGTTGATTTGACGTCATAAAATGCAGAGAGCATGAAAGTATGTTATCAAATGTTGTATTCAGATCTCAGTCATCTGAATGGACTACTTAAGTGAAgatgcataaaaaaacaaccaaacaaaaaatgtgcagTAGCAATGTGGAGATTCTTCAAAAAATGTGGGATAATATTTGGAATTTTAAGCAATTTGAATAAAATCTGtatttgatttaaatatttcaacaatctGAATGTTTCCACTACTTCAAACTACCTTCATTACAGAGTGGTTTGAAGTGGAGAGATTCTGCTCcacaagcatgcacacatactaTATTTTACCATTCACATGCATGGGGAAATGAAGATGATGGGTTTATAAATGCACAACACTGGGGATGCAGTTGATggtcaaaatattaaaataattccACCTATTTGGTGATGTGATCCAGATACTTGTGAGCCTGAATGAGACAGggtcaaatattttattacatatatCACATCAATTCTCAGTATGTGATTCATCTTTCAAAATTATGAAAAGACTATGTCTGATTTTTAtaaaattatccaatatttGTTGTGACATTGGGTGAATTTTTCCTTAATGATTCGTATATTGTATTGATGATGGTCACACAAAATCATTCCCTCTTAAATTTAAATCACACACCTAAAAGCCACAATTTATGCTACATTATTGAAATACTTTAGGAAATGTAGAATACACATTTACATTGATAGTACACAAACATTGTTTTATATGACTTGTACCACTGCAGGACTGCAACAGAGACCATaatgaatcaaacaaaaaaaaaaaatctcctacCCAGCATGTGGTTGGCCACATGAACTTGGATGTCCCACTCACTGTAGAACACCATCTGACATTTGATGCACTGGTATGTCTTCTTCTGTAAATAAGACCAAGAGGAAAGGGATTATTATAGTCAACtttgaaaaatcaaaaatgaaaaaataatgttacaCACTAGAAATCtattttgttttccaaaatTAACAtggtaataaaaacaatatgcaaatcagcatttttttcGTGAACTATTCAAGCTCAGTtaatacaacattaaaaatacctCTTCAGTTTGTGAAGGGCTGGCTCGAGGCATGGGTGACACCTGGGGGGTCTTGAGCTGCCCGTTGTTACTGTCCCCTGCCTGTTCTCGGTGCACTGTCTGGACATGGTTCTGCAACTCTGCTTCAGACTCAAACTTCACATTGCAGCTGGAGCATCGTGTTTTTGCAGCGGATGATGAGGATGTagaagaggatgaagatgatgaagagactGCTTTGCCTTTCCCCTCTCCTGGGCTGAGACTCTCCCCCTGGATCCATGTGACTGTTGCTGGATTGGTGGCCCCTccatgctgctgttgttgtctcCCTCCATTCACTGTTGGGCTGGAGCTCTTGGAGCCAGCAGCTGTCACACAGGATGCACAAAGTCCATATGGCAGTCCATTGATGTCCAGCTTCACCAGGTCCAGTTTGGACCGAAAATCTTTCAGGCAAGAGGCGCACTTGAAAGGTTTCTGGACATGGTGTTGCTGCTGGTTGTGAGAGATGGCATTACTGCGGACCGTGGGATGGTTGGAGGACATAGTGCCTGTCTTTTGCATGTGGAAGGTACCGTGGATCTTGAGCTCCAATGTGGAGGTGACTGTCTGCATGCACACCACACAGCGGAAACCTGTCAGGGAATTCCTCAGGTCAGGGTGCATCTGGCAATGTTCCAGGAAGTCCTCCTCACTCTGCAGAGGCATCTTACAAATGCGGCAGCTGCCTGTGTCCAGGCTCTTGCTATGGGTGACCTTGTGCTCAGTCAGGGTGAGCAAGGAAGGGAAGCGCTCCCCACAGATGGGACACATGTAGTGTTTGACAGGCCCAAGGTGGGTCTGCATATGTTCCCTCAGCCCAGCCTCAGAGAAGAAGGTGCGGGAGCAGACATTGCACTTGTGGTTGCCCTTGATCATTTCAGCTTTCCTTTTCATCATGGCACTTTCACCAGGGCGTATATTGTGGTCTCTCAATTGGTGGTTAGTGAGGAGTGACTCCATGGTATAAGATGCCCCACAGATGTCACACCCATACATGGGCTCTGCAGTGTCCACCTCTTCCTCACTTCCATCATGGCTGTTGTGGGACTCGACCACAGATCCTCCTGCTGCCCCTGTACTATGGCTGTTGGTTAGGAGACCTTGTAGCTCAGCATCTTCTTTAGGCTGGCCATCACCACCGCTTACAGTAGAGCCATTAGCACCACAGTTCTGTGTCTTTCCCTCAAACACACAGTGTTTCTCCCTTAAATGCTTCTCCAACAGGACGATGGCATGGAAGGCCTTACTGCAGAAGCGACAGTTATACTTCTTGCTGTGGGTGGTGATATGGCACTGAAGCTCCACCTCTGTGCCAAAGGACTCCCCACAAAAAATGCAGCGATGGGCACGGCCCTGGTTTTCCAGATGGCTATGTTTGACATGTAGCTGCAGGTCTGTCTCATGCCTGAAGTCCCAGTTGCAGGAGGTGCAGCGGTAGACCTTCTTCTCATTGCTGTGTTTTACAGCCAGGTGGAGCTGGGTAGACACCTTTGAGTCAAACACCTCCTGGCACAGAGTGCAACGAAAGAACACAAAGGTATGCATGTCGAGTAGGTGCTTCTGCAGGTCATCAACTGAAGTGAACTGCTTGTCACAACTCTCACAGATATAGTAAGTGGAGGTAATAGTGAAGTGAATTGTCACATGCTTCAGCAGGGACTCTTGGTTTGGGAACTCTTTGTTGCACTGTGGGCAGGTGAGTTGAGGCTGTAGGCCATCGAGATGAGTTTTTAGGTGAGTCTGGAAAAGGTCTAAGCTGGTATACTTGGCTCCACACTGGTTACATATGAACTCACTGGTAGCACGTGAGGCTGAGCTGCCTTGCTTCAGCATGGCAGTTTGTTCCACAGATATGGGAGAAGAGGGACTGAGAGTGCGCAAGGATTTCTTTCCATTGTTGATGTAGTTCAGCGCCAGTGGAATGTTCTTGTGATTCTCCTTGATGTGCTTGTTGAGCTTCAGAACACTGTTGAATATGGGAGAATTGGTGCAGTACGAACAGGAGTACACCTCGACTATAGGCTCCTTGGGAGTAACAGCCAGAGGGGAGTCAAAGCGCAGGCTTCCCCCATCACAGTGAGTCTGACGAACATGCTCCTCCAAAGTAGCCTCTGTCAAGAAACCCATGAAGCATTGGGGGCAGAAGAAGGCATTGCTCTCCTTGGCCACAGGACTGGGA
This sequence is a window from Thunnus albacares chromosome 12, fThuAlb1.1, whole genome shotgun sequence. Protein-coding genes within it:
- the LOC122993522 gene encoding zinc finger protein 521-like isoform X3; the protein is MSRRKQAKPRSLKVEDNVTEDQHSPGRTAIPSDPECALERAAEDGETGRLRKRLLSPEEGEEGEEEDEEPALHSCDSCRQVFESLSDLTEHKINQCQLTDGADIEDDPSCSWPASSPSSKDQTSPGHCEDYDFGEDEGGPGLPYPCQFCDKSFSRLSFLKRHEQSHGDKLPFSCTFCSRLFKHKRSRDRHVKLHTGDKKYHCGECDSAFSRSDHLKIHMKTHASNKPHKCPVCRRGFLSSSSLHGHMQVHERGKDGSSSSLSRADEWKLKETRKCSRCEEGFDVPEELQRHIAECHPECSPSEDGGLGATLQCIYCHEPFSDEGTLLTHIDQAHSRDRKGHTCAICSEHFLSVEDLYAHMDIHQLPESSNHSNSPSLLTVGYTSVSSTTPDSNLSVDSSTMVETAPPVPKTRGRRKRAAQNTSDMGRSSKQPKVSYSCIYCNKQVFSSLAVLQIHLRTMHLDKPEQAHTCQFCLEVLPSLLNLNEHLKQVHNAEDHAALLASLPDALLQCNFCPEVLSDLNALQEHIRCSHGFPSPVAKESNAFFCPQCFMGFLTEATLEEHVRQTHCDGGSLRFDSPLAVTPKEPIVEVYSCSYCTNSPIFNSVLKLNKHIKENHKNIPLALNYINNGKKSLRTLSPSSPISVEQTAMLKQGSSASRATSEFICNQCGAKYTSLDLFQTHLKTHLDGLQPQLTCPQCNKEFPNQESLLKHVTIHFTITSTYYICESCDKQFTSVDDLQKHLLDMHTFVFFRCTLCQEVFDSKVSTQLHLAVKHSNEKKVYRCTSCNWDFRHETDLQLHVKHSHLENQGRAHRCIFCGESFGTEVELQCHITTHSKKYNCRFCSKAFHAIVLLEKHLREKHCVFEGKTQNCGANGSTVSGGDGQPKEDAELQGLLTNSHSTGAAGGSVVESHNSHDGSEEEVDTAEPMYGCDICGASYTMESLLTNHQLRDHNIRPGESAMMKRKAEMIKGNHKCNVCSRTFFSEAGLREHMQTHLGPVKHYMCPICGERFPSLLTLTEHKVTHSKSLDTGSCRICKMPLQSEEDFLEHCQMHPDLRNSLTGFRCVVCMQTVTSTLELKIHGTFHMQKTGTMSSNHPTVRSNAISHNQQQHHVQKPFKCASCLKDFRSKLDLVKLDINGLPYGLCASCVTAAGSKSSSPTVNGGRQQQQHGGATNPATVTWIQGESLSPGEGKGKAVSSSSSSSSTSSSSAAKTRCSSCNVKFESEAELQNHVQTVHREQAGDSNNGQLKTPQVSPMPRASPSQTEEKKTYQCIKCQMVFYSEWDIQVHVANHMLEEGLNHECKLCSQSFDSPAKLQCHLIEHSFEGMGGTFKCPVCFTVFVQANKLQQHIFSAHGQEDKIYDCSQCPQKFFFQTELQNHTLTQHSS